In the Fusarium falciforme chromosome 6, complete sequence genome, CTGACGACGTATGcatcctccctctctcttATTCCTCACGATCTACTTTGAAGCATGGACATCTCACATACCTTTTTTACCAAAAGTGAAAGGAGTCTTATTCCTCTTCTTTATTCTGCCCTTGTAGAGGAATCGAGAGTATACGGAGATGACGGGTGTAGGTGACCCATTGCTTCTTCTAACGCCCTGGATTGATCCTCAGCACAAGATAGCAATGATGACGGGCGAAAACCAAATGAAACTAGACCACAAAGTCGGTTCTGCGACTGAAGCTGCCGCTCTTGCGGATTCTCTATCGGCTTCCGTCTCTAGGGCCCGCCGGGACGACAGCATCACGCAAATAGCTTCCAACAGCCACGATCATACAGTCTCGGAAAAGTCACCGCCGGCTCAGAACTTCAATGCCGACTCCAACAATCTGTCTGAGAATGGAAATAACAATAATAGTAATGACGATGACGCCGATTCAACTGATCCCAAGGACGAGCTGAGGTTATCCAAGGTGAGGTGTATTGCTCTTGTTGCAACTGTCACGGGTGCCTCATTCCTCAATGTGAGTATTACCCGAGTCTCTACCCACGTTACCTTCTTCATATCTTCACATCTCCTCCAAACAGCTCATGGATACAACTTCATTCAAACATTACTTCTCCCAGACACTCTCCGGCCAAAGCGTCGTCATCATTCTCCCTTCCATTGGCAAAGCCCTTGACATCCCCAACTCACGCCAGCAATGGATCGTATCCTCCTACCTTCCAACCTTTGgctgcttcctcctcctctggggCCGCATCGCCGACATCTACGGCAAGAGGCTCATCTTTATCTTGGGCTCAACCTGGGTCACCATCTGCTGTGCCGCCAACGCCTTTATCCCTACCGAGATTGCCTTTGACTTGTTCCGAGGCTTGCATGGACTTGTACGTTTCCTTCGACGAGGTTCCCAAGTTGAAATTGGAGAGTCGCTGACAATTAAATGCTTATAGGGAGCTGCTGCGAATGTTCCAACCGCTCTTGGCATCCTGGGCACGACATTTCCTTCTGGAAAGGCCAAAAACTATGCATTTAGCGCCTACGGTAAGTCATGTGAAGCCTCATCACCACACAGACCCGTATATCTGACACGCCCACCAGCCGCTGGAGCACCCCTCGGCAGCGTCTTTGGCACTCTTCTCTCCGGTCTCATCGCTCAATGGGCCAGTTGGAAATGGGTCTTTCGCACCCTCGCCATCATAGCCGGTATGATCTCTGTCGCTGGCATCTTCTGCATCCCTCCGTCTCCTCCGCCTCTCCGTCCTGCTCACGAAAGCCATCGGGCCAAGACGGCAGCTATCGACTGGATCGGTGCTATCCTAATCACATGCGGCTTGCTTGCTCTTATGTTTGCGCTGATAGAAGGTAACGTCGTCGGCTGGGGAACCCTCTGGATTCCCGTCCTTATCGTCGTGTCTCTCCTCACCATTattgccttcttcttctggcagCGTtacctcgagaagaagatgactcGCTCCCCATTAGTTAAGGTCTCTATCTTCAACCTGCACTTCACCTCCGTCATGATCATCATGGGTCTCTTCTCCGGTGCCTTCAACAACTACATGATCTACGCAACATACTACTTCCAAGACTACCAGGGTCTCTCCCCGTTCCAAACTATGCTTCGCTTCATACCCACCGGTGTtggcggcatcatcatcgcatTTATTGTAGCCCGCCTCCTCGACCGCGTTCCGACATTTTTCATCCTCGTAATCGGACACCTTTGCGTCTCCATCGCCGCGCTTCTCTACGCTGTTCCGATCCCGCCCACGACGTCTTATTTTGCTTGGGGCCTCCCTGCCATGGTCCTCTCCGTCATCGGTGCCGATACCGCATGGCCTTGTTTCACGCTCTTCACATCGCACTCCCTCTCAGCCGAGGACCAAGCCGTTGGCGGGGCACTAATCAATGCCTCAGGCATGTTTGGTCGCGCGATCGCCCTTGCTATTGCGACGGCGGTGCAGACTTCCGTCATGGCCAAGGACCGAGGTGTTGATGTCATAGACGCTGGACCTGTAGAGGAGTGGGATGCTCCGTCGCTGAAGGGCTTGCGCGCCGCGGGGTGGGTAAGCTTCGTCATTGCCTGTATGGCATTGGCTCTCGTTGTGATTGTATTTAGGGGGATGGAGATTATCGGAAAGGCGCCAGCCAGACCCGAGACAGCAGAAGGGGTTATTAATGACGGAGACACCGAAACAGGAGACAGGCGTGACTAGATGTTGACAACTTGGGATATGTACGATTGGGTTCACGACTATCAATCTATCTATACAATACAATACAATTTATTACGCCCAGCGGCTTATTTTGGCCGAAAGCACTAATGCATACGTACGTTGCCTACTTTTCGTCCTTGTCTCCCCCAACCCATGCTGTGCCACACACTGCCCAAATTATGACCGCAGTTCCTTAAGCCCATACTATACCATATCTTGCATCGTCCGGATTGTAATCCGTCTCCCGAAGCCCGTACTGCGTTAGTTCCTTAATTTTGCTTTCCTTTCTGCTCCGTTACGCTCTGCGTTTTCCCGTGGTTTAGTAGCGTTGCCAACGAACTAGCTTGAAGGCTACTCAAGTGTTCAGTGTCCTATCTACGGCGGCTGAAGCGATGTCCGCTTTCATGACACAGGGTGTTTGATGTAGGCTGTGAGTGGGTTAGTAAGAATAAGTAGGTGAAAATTTGCAATCTAGCATCAATATTGTGTGTCGAGTCGACCTGTGGCTATTGCAAATCGTATAGTTGCGTGGTCTGCTTGCATATTTGGCGCCTATTTCGCGTTATCTGTCGGTGACTTCCCTCCCAGGTAGAATGAGAGATTTCCTCTTTGTGTCTCGGTGCACTGCAGCATTTCGGTTCGGTGCGCTGTCCATGTTTTGCATTGGAAGAGAAAGCGCTCGACAGTCTCTGTCGCTTGTCTACATGCGCATTGCTGCGACGCTGCTACTTTGATCCGGAAGAGATATCCATTCAATCTGGTCATACCGGTCCTGAGCTGCGCTAGCACCCTGGCTTCTCTCCGTGATAGGCAATCGTATAGTACACCTGCGGCTGTTAAGTTAATCACTGACGACCGATGGAGATATATTTGGACAGCAAGAAAACCCGACACAGTTTCTAGCAATAGTTTATCATCCTCTGTC is a window encoding:
- a CDS encoding MFS domain-containing protein, whose translation is MTGENQMKLDHKVGSATEAAALADSLSASVSRARRDDSITQIASNSHDHTVSEKSPPAQNFNADSNNLSENGNNNNSNDDDADSTDPKDELRLSKVRCIALVATVTGASFLNLMDTTSFKHYFSQTLSGQSVVIILPSIGKALDIPNSRQQWIVSSYLPTFGCFLLLWGRIADIYGKRLIFILGSTWVTICCAANAFIPTEIAFDLFRGLHGLGAAANVPTALGILGTTFPSGKAKNYAFSAYAAGAPLGSVFGTLLSGLIAQWASWKWVFRTLAIIAGMISVAGIFCIPPSPPPLRPAHESHRAKTAAIDWIGAILITCGLLALMFALIEGNVVGWGTLWIPVLIVVSLLTIIAFFFWQRYLEKKMTRSPLVKVSIFNLHFTSVMIIMGLFSGAFNNYMIYATYYFQDYQGLSPFQTMLRFIPTGVGGIIIAFIVARLLDRVPTFFILVIGHLCVSIAALLYAVPIPPTTSYFAWGLPAMVLSVIGADTAWPCFTLFTSHSLSAEDQAVGGALINASGMFGRAIALAIATAVQTSVMAKDRGVDVIDAGPVEEWDAPSLKGLRAAGWVSFVIACMALALVVIVFRGMEIIGKAPARPETAEGVINDGDTETGDRRD